A stretch of [Clostridium] scindens DNA encodes these proteins:
- a CDS encoding FAD-binding oxidoreductase encodes MAIISREQIVEGLVDILGKDQVVTDEQVLKESSIDRYRKYEQVCEVYTQPIPAAVVYVKSAEEVSEVLKFANDNEINVVPRTGHSAIEGGLETALKDSVVIDGSTMNKVIKVDEYNMQVTCQCGVPLQELDDMLRERGLTTGHSPQSKPLAQMGGLVATRSIGQFSTLYGGIEDMIVGMEAVFPNGKICRIKNVPRRAAGPDIRHIICGNEGALCFITEVTLKLFKWQPENNRYIGYKLDDEHMKLGFDCLREVMVAGYKPSFARLYDAADAQQHFSSWLEEGKAILIWMAEGPANITPAIEEGIKDLMSKHPELEEVDPKLIEKWYGGLNWGPEQIAEEKEEIKATQNIGITTEVSGSWDNIYEIYKTACDRIMEEVPDMTLMGGHSSHSYINGTNMYFVYYYNIVDCAPEEEINKYHDRINQIICEQVIKYGGSIVHHHGLGKARAKYVTEEYGSSYYMLKTLKQAFDPNGVMNMGTLIPLRK; translated from the coding sequence AGAAAATATGAGCAGGTATGCGAAGTATATACGCAGCCTATCCCGGCAGCAGTCGTATATGTTAAGAGCGCCGAGGAAGTATCAGAAGTGCTGAAATTCGCTAATGATAATGAAATTAACGTAGTGCCAAGGACAGGACACTCCGCGATCGAGGGCGGACTTGAGACAGCCCTTAAGGATTCTGTCGTAATCGACGGCTCTACTATGAATAAAGTAATCAAGGTAGATGAGTACAACATGCAGGTTACCTGCCAGTGCGGCGTACCGCTTCAGGAACTGGATGACATGCTCAGAGAAAGAGGACTTACGACAGGACATTCCCCACAGTCCAAGCCGCTTGCGCAGATGGGCGGACTGGTTGCTACAAGAAGTATCGGACAGTTCTCTACCCTGTATGGCGGAATTGAAGATATGATCGTTGGAATGGAAGCAGTATTCCCGAACGGCAAGATCTGCAGAATCAAGAATGTACCAAGACGTGCGGCAGGACCGGACATCAGACACATCATCTGCGGCAACGAGGGGGCGCTCTGCTTTATTACGGAAGTTACATTAAAACTCTTCAAATGGCAGCCGGAGAACAACCGCTATATCGGATACAAGCTGGATGACGAGCACATGAAACTTGGATTTGACTGCCTGCGCGAGGTTATGGTAGCAGGATATAAGCCATCTTTCGCAAGACTTTATGATGCGGCAGATGCGCAGCAGCACTTCAGCTCCTGGCTGGAAGAAGGCAAGGCAATCCTGATCTGGATGGCAGAAGGCCCGGCAAATATCACGCCTGCGATCGAAGAAGGCATCAAGGATTTGATGTCCAAGCATCCAGAACTGGAAGAAGTAGATCCGAAGCTGATCGAGAAATGGTATGGCGGACTGAACTGGGGACCAGAGCAGATCGCGGAAGAGAAGGAAGAAATCAAGGCTACCCAGAACATCGGCATTACGACAGAGGTATCCGGAAGCTGGGATAATATTTATGAAATCTACAAGACTGCATGTGACAGAATCATGGAAGAAGTACCGGATATGACTTTGATGGGAGGACACTCTTCTCACAGCTATATCAATGGAACGAACATGTATTTCGTATACTATTACAATATTGTAGACTGCGCTCCGGAAGAAGAGATCAACAAATATCATGACAGAATCAACCAGATTATCTGCGAGCAGGTTATCAAATACGGCGGATCCATCGTTCATCATCATGGACTTGGAAAGGCAAGAGCAAAATATGTAACAGAGGAGTATGGATCTTCCTACTATATGCTGAAGACTCTGAAGCAGGCATTCGATCCAAACGGCGTTATGAACATGGGAACATTGATTCCGCTGCGGAAATAA
- a CDS encoding electron transfer flavoprotein subunit beta/FixA family protein, with protein sequence MKILGCFKIVPDLDFIAQEDWMADGQLQVDTSYAKLLWNCFDEGALEMMLKLSDLSEGFDVVYELNALTVGRLRHETFLKTLYALGFSHAVRVEAEEDMDLRFCPGLIADVTAKYVKETASQDVIIMGTQSSDGSNMKTPLLLAERLGWPCITQVTALEPVDEKHLRVTSQEDGRTAVQIVTVPVVLAVGNAPCAYLRVPTLKDKMKFGKRPIEHISLDRKLAESQSRNVELMELAPIDDSRDTIRIEGETPQEKAEKLYETYLKGRLEKL encoded by the coding sequence ATGAAGATCTTAGGGTGTTTCAAAATAGTTCCGGATCTGGATTTCATTGCACAAGAAGACTGGATGGCAGATGGACAGCTTCAGGTAGACACTAGTTACGCAAAACTGCTGTGGAACTGTTTTGATGAAGGAGCACTGGAAATGATGTTAAAGCTTTCTGATTTATCAGAAGGCTTTGATGTCGTATATGAACTGAATGCGCTGACGGTCGGCAGGCTCCGTCATGAAACTTTTTTAAAGACCTTGTATGCGCTTGGATTTAGCCATGCTGTCAGGGTAGAGGCAGAAGAGGATATGGACTTAAGATTCTGCCCGGGCCTGATTGCAGATGTAACAGCAAAGTACGTAAAAGAGACTGCTTCTCAGGATGTGATCATTATGGGGACGCAGAGTTCGGATGGCAGCAACATGAAGACGCCGCTGCTTCTTGCAGAGAGGCTTGGGTGGCCGTGCATCACGCAGGTGACGGCGTTGGAACCCGTAGATGAGAAGCATCTGAGGGTAACCAGCCAGGAAGATGGAAGAACGGCGGTACAGATTGTAACGGTTCCCGTCGTGCTGGCGGTAGGAAATGCGCCTTGTGCCTACTTAAGGGTACCTACGCTGAAAGACAAGATGAAGTTTGGGAAAAGGCCGATCGAGCATATCAGCCTGGACAGGAAACTGGCGGAAAGCCAGAGCCGGAATGTAGAGCTTATGGAACTGGCGCCGATAGATGACAGCAGGGATACCATACGGATAGAAGGAGAGACGCCGCAGGAGAAGGCAGAGAAACTATATGAGACGTATCTGAAAGGAAGGCTTGAAAAACTATGA
- a CDS encoding electron transfer flavoprotein subunit alpha/FixB family protein, with product MRYHCIINAYSDDAIRQMEEFHAFQDAFLKDAEQGEAYILCRGNEDIELLARRIAENAVTVTGPDYSPEAVLEVLEQEADSEDLYIFGSGYSGIELSVRLSERLGGSSVTSVHALELKGSVTARKMVYANHMEGAFAMKKGPYCISLAKGMERKEAQEGMFHIERELRCRKGNDFVVSRETMKEETAGGLSDAKIVVAAGRGIRNKENASFLEETAKALGGELGASRPVAMNAWTPMSRLIGVSGEMIAPEVCITAGVSGAAAFYAGIEKSKFIVAINTDEQAPIMKKADVAIVDDFMPVIQSLREIVKEQKDTLE from the coding sequence ATGAGATATCATTGTATTATAAATGCATATTCTGATGATGCCATCCGCCAGATGGAGGAATTCCATGCGTTCCAGGATGCCTTCCTGAAGGATGCCGAGCAGGGCGAGGCCTATATTCTTTGCCGCGGCAATGAAGATATAGAACTGCTTGCAAGGCGCATCGCTGAAAATGCGGTTACGGTGACTGGGCCGGACTACTCTCCGGAGGCAGTTCTGGAGGTTCTTGAACAAGAGGCAGATTCCGAAGACCTTTATATTTTCGGGAGCGGCTACAGCGGCATCGAACTTTCTGTAAGATTGTCCGAAAGACTTGGGGGAAGTTCCGTAACGTCCGTCCATGCCTTGGAATTAAAGGGATCTGTGACGGCAAGGAAGATGGTCTATGCAAACCATATGGAAGGCGCGTTTGCGATGAAGAAAGGGCCTTACTGTATCTCGCTTGCGAAAGGAATGGAGCGCAAGGAGGCACAGGAAGGCATGTTCCATATTGAGAGGGAACTTCGCTGCAGAAAGGGAAACGATTTTGTGGTTTCCAGGGAGACCATGAAAGAAGAGACAGCCGGAGGCCTAAGCGATGCAAAGATCGTGGTTGCGGCTGGTAGAGGAATTCGGAATAAAGAAAATGCAAGTTTCCTTGAGGAAACGGCAAAAGCCTTGGGCGGAGAACTTGGGGCAAGCCGTCCGGTGGCGATGAATGCCTGGACGCCTATGAGCAGGCTGATTGGCGTGTCCGGGGAAATGATCGCGCCGGAGGTCTGCATTACAGCGGGCGTATCCGGAGCCGCGGCGTTTTATGCAGGAATTGAAAAGAGCAAGTTTATCGTAGCAATTAATACGGACGAGCAGGCGCCGATCATGAAGAAGGCCGATGTGGCGATCGTGGACGATTTCATGCCAGTGATCCAATCCTTGCGCGAGATTGTAAAAGAGCAGAAGGATACGCTGGAGTAA
- a CDS encoding FAD-binding oxidoreductase, which produces MRQLIYPMKEQYEEFLIDESKFSGYADSISFPESAEEMQEVLQELKKERVPVTIQGGKTGITGAGIPRGGHVMNLSHMNKVKDSVLLEDGTGLITVEPGINLIDLGKEIAARFRKTPLFWPPDPTESSATAGGIAATNAQGICRLLYGPSRDYIASLKLMNSDGEMMLIEKGQKLTLASGREIDRMDAVLGKEGITGAICELTLKLIPKPQSQWGIAFFFGSSEDAGRFVDILRLDMPQCEHAKVAAVEYIDRMAMNLIEEHKATMTKIKELPDIGEETQSMVYIELHGDEEKIEILAESLMESAMVCNSDPEEAWAVSGETDVEKMHAFRHGAAETSNLYIEKARQMDARITKLGTDMTISGTPFSDILSYVEKELHDAGLKGSVFGHAMENHLHVNILPENYEEYEAGIQLIRRWASQVSEHQGKVVGEHGIGKLKLEILDGFVPERYTGLCKELKRQLDKDSLWNNGNIFKEEEAAI; this is translated from the coding sequence ATGAGACAATTGATTTATCCGATGAAAGAACAATATGAAGAGTTTTTAATAGACGAGTCAAAATTTTCCGGATATGCGGACAGCATTTCTTTCCCGGAGAGCGCAGAAGAGATGCAGGAAGTGCTGCAGGAACTGAAAAAGGAACGGGTACCCGTGACCATTCAGGGAGGAAAGACTGGAATTACCGGAGCAGGCATTCCAAGAGGCGGACATGTCATGAACCTGTCTCATATGAATAAAGTGAAAGACAGTGTCCTGCTGGAGGACGGGACCGGGCTGATCACCGTGGAGCCCGGTATTAACCTGATCGATCTTGGGAAAGAGATTGCCGCGCGGTTCAGGAAGACCCCCTTATTCTGGCCTCCGGATCCTACCGAGAGTTCTGCCACGGCAGGCGGCATTGCGGCGACGAATGCCCAAGGCATCTGTCGGCTTTTATATGGACCAAGCAGGGATTACATCGCGTCTTTAAAACTTATGAATAGCGATGGAGAGATGATGTTGATAGAAAAAGGGCAGAAACTGACCCTTGCGTCAGGCAGGGAAATCGACCGGATGGATGCGGTACTGGGAAAGGAAGGAATCACCGGGGCAATCTGCGAACTGACGCTGAAACTGATCCCGAAGCCGCAGAGCCAGTGGGGGATTGCGTTTTTCTTTGGCAGCAGCGAGGATGCAGGAAGGTTTGTCGACATTCTTAGGCTCGACATGCCGCAATGCGAGCATGCGAAGGTAGCTGCGGTAGAATACATTGACCGGATGGCGATGAACCTGATCGAGGAGCATAAGGCTACAATGACGAAGATCAAGGAACTGCCGGATATCGGGGAAGAGACACAGAGCATGGTCTATATAGAACTGCACGGAGACGAAGAGAAAATAGAGATCCTTGCCGAGTCCTTGATGGAATCGGCGATGGTATGCAATAGCGACCCGGAAGAAGCTTGGGCCGTATCCGGCGAGACGGATGTGGAAAAAATGCATGCGTTCCGCCATGGAGCCGCAGAGACATCCAATTTGTATATCGAGAAAGCGCGGCAGATGGATGCGCGGATCACCAAGCTGGGAACAGACATGACGATATCCGGCACGCCATTTTCAGATATCCTTTCTTATGTGGAAAAGGAACTTCACGATGCTGGATTAAAGGGCAGCGTATTTGGTCATGCGATGGAAAACCATCTGCATGTAAATATACTTCCTGAGAATTACGAGGAATACGAGGCAGGTATCCAGTTGATACGCAGATGGGCATCGCAAGTGAGCGAACATCAGGGAAAAGTGGTCGGCGAACACGGAATCGGCAAGCTGAAGTTGGAAATACTGGACGGATTCGTGCCGGAGCGCTATACAGGGCTTTGTAAAGAATTAAAAAGGCAGCTGGATAAAGACAGCCTTTGGAACAATGGAAATATATTTAAAGAAGAGGAGGCTGCCATATGA
- a CDS encoding electron transfer flavoprotein subunit beta/FixA family protein, with protein MKIAVCMKQVPAASEGNMDPETGVLLRAGLQAIVNVYDLAALEAALKIKETYGAEIHVFTMGPQKAESVLREAFAMGADEGFLICDKAFAGADVLATSYTLMQAIKSAGDYDLILCGKQTTDGDTAQVSGALARWMDMPHASWVVEIVKVLQNAVEVRYNMDSRTLSARVALPCLLSVEKDSFVPRMPSLKLKISGKKKEIHLLGIHDFIDQEEEHYGLKGSATRVKKIFPPERTKRQDVAALERKEAAEYILNILAVDRQEEQR; from the coding sequence ATGAAGATCGCAGTATGCATGAAGCAGGTGCCAGCGGCCTCCGAAGGGAATATGGATCCTGAGACAGGCGTGCTCCTCCGGGCAGGGCTTCAGGCAATTGTAAATGTATATGATCTGGCGGCCTTGGAGGCCGCCCTTAAAATAAAGGAAACATACGGTGCAGAAATCCATGTATTCACGATGGGACCACAGAAGGCAGAAAGCGTGCTTCGGGAAGCATTTGCCATGGGGGCGGATGAAGGGTTCCTGATCTGTGATAAGGCCTTTGCAGGCGCCGACGTGCTTGCCACATCCTATACGCTGATGCAGGCCATAAAGTCAGCGGGAGATTATGATCTGATCCTGTGCGGCAAGCAGACGACCGACGGCGATACCGCCCAGGTAAGCGGCGCGCTGGCAAGGTGGATGGACATGCCGCATGCAAGCTGGGTGGTCGAAATTGTAAAAGTTCTTCAAAACGCAGTCGAAGTGAGATATAATATGGATAGCCGGACGCTATCGGCACGGGTTGCATTGCCCTGCCTGCTGTCTGTAGAGAAGGATTCCTTCGTGCCAAGGATGCCATCGCTTAAACTCAAAATCAGTGGAAAAAAGAAAGAGATCCATCTGCTGGGGATCCATGATTTTATAGATCAGGAAGAAGAGCATTATGGCCTAAAAGGCTCAGCCACAAGAGTGAAGAAGATATTTCCGCCTGAGCGTACGAAGCGTCAGGACGTAGCAGCATTGGAAAGAAAAGAGGCGGCGGAATATATTCTGAATATCTTAGCTGTGGACAGGCAGGAGGAACAGAGATGA
- a CDS encoding electron transfer flavoprotein subunit alpha/FixB family protein — protein sequence MRQANIEEWSKILVYIECRKGKIHPVGRELIAEASRLAKRLDMPVYAAAIGSDLEEIEGQLSGCPLERLYLYEAADEYTPLAYEKILADCIKEIKPSIVLIGGTSEGRALAPRLAVAFETGLTADCTSLEIDEEGNLVQIRPAFGGNVMASIVTRFTRPQFATVRPGVMEPACIEGQPAPKIIRRSVHADKDAFQILEVKEAKATESIADAHILVVAGRGVRKKEDLSMLEELAVLLGGRLASSRALVEKGWMPAKCQIGLSGNTVSPQYIITCGVSGTVQFMAGMKHAKNIIAINTDPDARIFEIAHYPVLGDLYEIVPEMIGRLKAKKGDDVAET from the coding sequence ATGAGACAGGCAAATATAGAGGAATGGTCTAAGATCCTGGTATATATCGAGTGCAGGAAAGGGAAGATACACCCGGTAGGACGCGAGTTGATCGCAGAGGCGTCAAGGCTTGCAAAAAGGCTTGATATGCCGGTCTATGCGGCAGCGATAGGCAGCGATCTGGAGGAGATAGAGGGGCAGTTAAGCGGCTGTCCGCTTGAGAGGCTCTATCTATACGAAGCGGCGGATGAGTATACTCCGCTTGCATATGAGAAGATCCTGGCGGATTGTATCAAGGAGATTAAGCCTTCCATCGTCCTGATCGGTGGAACTTCTGAAGGAAGGGCGCTGGCGCCCAGGCTTGCGGTTGCTTTTGAGACTGGCTTGACAGCGGACTGTACTTCCCTTGAGATTGATGAGGAGGGCAATCTGGTGCAGATCAGGCCTGCGTTTGGCGGAAATGTGATGGCCAGCATTGTGACGCGCTTTACAAGGCCTCAGTTTGCCACAGTAAGGCCTGGGGTGATGGAGCCAGCGTGTATAGAAGGACAGCCGGCTCCGAAGATCATTAGAAGATCGGTGCATGCTGATAAAGATGCATTTCAGATTCTGGAAGTAAAAGAGGCGAAGGCTACAGAGAGCATTGCGGACGCGCATATTCTTGTCGTGGCAGGAAGAGGCGTCAGGAAGAAAGAGGATCTGTCAATGCTTGAAGAACTGGCAGTCCTTCTTGGAGGAAGACTTGCCTCAAGCAGGGCCCTGGTGGAGAAGGGATGGATGCCTGCCAAGTGCCAGATCGGCCTGTCAGGCAATACGGTGAGCCCGCAATACATCATTACCTGCGGGGTATCGGGAACCGTTCAGTTTATGGCTGGCATGAAGCATGCCAAGAATATCATCGCGATCAATACGGATCCGGATGCGCGAATATTCGAGATTGCCCACTATCCTGTACTTGGCGATCTGTATGAGATCGTGCCGGAGATGATCGGGCGGTTAAAGGCAAAGAAAGGCGATGATGTTGCTGAAACTTAG
- a CDS encoding BCCT family transporter yields the protein METEAQEKTVKLSLRKGVFFPPWLLLVAMVVVSLTNGEAFMAGLNTVTNWILGNFAWAFNLTTLACVITVIMVYFSPLGKVRIGGSKAKPMMRFIDLVWITLCTTVAAGILFWACAEPLYHMYAPAAVEGVEAGTASSALFAMKTMFLEWTWSPYAIYTVATLIFAFVFYNMNQSYSMGSALVPVFGEKIKKYNGVVDVICLFALVAGMAASLGTGTMTIGGGIEKVFGIKSGPAAWGVIIAIIVTTFIISSISGIMKGIRLLSSINAKVYMVLLLFLFVFGPTAFMLNFSVESWGAYIQDFFKLSLMTGDVFQDSWAKSWPIFYWCNWLAWTPITAVFLGKILRGYTIKDAIKCNFVIPAIFSTIWMGLFATASIYYELNGAGMYDILTSKGAESVVYAVFDQLPLSMIVIPFYLFIVFISFVTASDSNTNAMAGLCMSGITQDEQESPAWLKIVWGISIALMTWLLISFAGIDGIKAASNLGGFPNMFLIIIMIIGLWKLSHNPKKYDVHKEDYDSSGRPIESPRLPVEKE from the coding sequence ATGGAAACAGAAGCACAAGAGAAGACCGTGAAACTATCGTTGAGGAAAGGAGTATTCTTTCCGCCCTGGCTATTACTGGTGGCAATGGTCGTAGTGAGCCTTACGAACGGCGAAGCCTTTATGGCAGGACTTAATACGGTGACAAATTGGATACTGGGCAACTTTGCGTGGGCATTCAACCTGACGACGCTGGCCTGCGTGATCACCGTTATCATGGTATACTTTTCCCCGCTTGGAAAGGTGCGTATCGGGGGAAGCAAGGCAAAGCCTATGATGCGGTTCATCGATCTGGTGTGGATCACGCTATGCACGACGGTTGCGGCAGGCATACTGTTCTGGGCATGTGCAGAGCCGCTGTATCATATGTACGCGCCTGCGGCAGTAGAAGGAGTGGAAGCAGGAACAGCCAGTTCCGCCCTGTTTGCTATGAAGACGATGTTCCTGGAATGGACCTGGTCTCCATATGCGATCTATACCGTAGCAACCCTGATCTTCGCGTTCGTATTCTACAATATGAACCAGTCCTATTCCATGGGATCTGCGCTGGTGCCGGTCTTTGGAGAAAAGATAAAGAAATACAACGGAGTCGTGGATGTCATCTGCCTGTTTGCCCTTGTAGCCGGAATGGCCGCATCGCTTGGAACCGGCACGATGACGATTGGGGGCGGCATCGAGAAGGTGTTTGGCATCAAGAGCGGCCCTGCGGCGTGGGGCGTGATTATCGCCATAATCGTGACCACGTTCATCATATCAAGCATCTCAGGGATCATGAAAGGCATTCGGCTTTTGTCGTCTATCAATGCCAAGGTATATATGGTTCTTCTGCTGTTCCTGTTCGTATTCGGGCCTACGGCATTCATGCTGAACTTTTCCGTGGAATCATGGGGCGCTTATATCCAGGACTTTTTCAAACTGAGCCTGATGACAGGAGATGTATTCCAGGATAGTTGGGCAAAGAGCTGGCCAATCTTCTATTGGTGCAACTGGCTGGCCTGGACGCCGATAACCGCGGTATTCCTGGGAAAGATCCTGAGGGGCTATACGATCAAGGACGCGATTAAGTGTAACTTTGTCATTCCTGCAATTTTCAGTACTATCTGGATGGGACTTTTTGCGACGGCTTCCATTTATTATGAATTGAATGGCGCAGGAATGTATGATATATTGACGAGTAAAGGGGCAGAGTCTGTGGTATATGCCGTATTTGACCAGCTGCCGCTTTCCATGATCGTGATCCCGTTCTATCTGTTCATCGTATTTATATCATTTGTCACAGCATCCGACTCTAATACGAATGCCATGGCAGGATTGTGCATGAGCGGCATTACGCAGGATGAGCAGGAGTCCCCGGCATGGCTTAAGATCGTGTGGGGCATCTCTATCGCGCTTATGACGTGGCTGCTGATCAGTTTCGCGGGAATCGACGGAATCAAGGCAGCATCGAACCTTGGCGGCTTCCCGAATATGTTCCTGATCATCATTATGATCATTGGATTATGGAAATTAAGCCACAATCCGAAGAAGTATGATGTACACAAAGAAGATTATGACAGCAGCGGGCGGCCGATTGAATCGCCACGGCTGCCAGTTGAAAAGGAGTAA
- a CDS encoding glycerol-3-phosphate responsive antiterminator, with amino-acid sequence MSLTKEYFMEATEACPVIPAIKNDEWLEGCKESECGIVYIIYGDICTIADIVDKVKEMGKKAIVHVDLILGLSSKEISVDFIKKYTKADGIISMKPTLIKRANELGMFTIQRFYMMDALTYANIVKHVKNCNPDVVEFLPAGLPKVIQYLLEEIDKPVVASGLILDKDDVMGALKAGAFAVSTTNREMWDC; translated from the coding sequence ATGTCTTTGACAAAAGAATACTTTATGGAAGCAACAGAAGCCTGCCCGGTTATTCCGGCCATCAAGAATGACGAATGGCTGGAAGGCTGCAAGGAGTCGGAATGCGGGATTGTCTATATCATTTACGGAGATATCTGCACGATTGCAGATATCGTGGATAAAGTAAAAGAAATGGGCAAGAAGGCAATCGTACATGTGGATCTGATTTTAGGCTTGTCATCTAAAGAGATCAGTGTGGACTTTATTAAGAAGTATACGAAGGCGGACGGCATCATAAGCATGAAGCCGACGCTGATCAAGCGCGCCAACGAACTGGGCATGTTCACGATACAGCGGTTCTATATGATGGACGCGCTTACCTATGCGAACATCGTCAAGCATGTCAAAAACTGTAACCCGGATGTGGTCGAGTTCCTGCCGGCGGGATTGCCCAAAGTCATACAATATCTACTGGAAGAGATTGACAAGCCGGTGGTAGCAAGCGGGCTGATCCTGGACAAGGATGATGTCATGGGGGCCCTAAAGGCCGGCGCATTTGCAGTATCGACCACCAACCGGGAAATGTGGGACTGTTAG
- a CDS encoding damage-control phosphatase ARMT1 family protein yields the protein MKADIECHGCCVRKAEGLLEQYQVPDEKKEQVMEAVLETVKGAGAEESAPVMMARVMRILESEVGITDAYDIPKQRYNELLLSKEDGICQEIRQEKDPFFAALQYAITGNYIDFGAMADVNEEKLNELLADRHSVTLDAEETALLRKELACAKKLVYITDNAGEIVLDKVFIRVIEEIFPELDITVLVRGVPTLNDATVEDAEFAGVDQLARILPNGTDIPGTPLEEISQEALKAIDEADLCIAKGQGNFETLRGCGRNIYYLFLCKCQLFVKKFQVERFTPVLSNETRIVQYA from the coding sequence ATGAAAGCAGACATTGAATGTCATGGATGCTGCGTCCGGAAGGCAGAAGGGCTTCTGGAACAATACCAGGTGCCGGATGAGAAGAAGGAACAGGTCATGGAGGCGGTTTTAGAGACGGTGAAAGGGGCTGGGGCAGAAGAATCCGCCCCGGTGATGATGGCTCGCGTTATGAGGATATTGGAGTCAGAAGTGGGCATTACGGATGCCTATGATATCCCGAAGCAAAGATACAATGAACTTCTTTTAAGCAAGGAAGATGGAATATGCCAGGAGATACGACAGGAGAAGGATCCATTCTTTGCGGCCCTGCAGTATGCCATTACAGGGAATTATATTGACTTTGGAGCAATGGCGGATGTCAATGAGGAGAAATTAAACGAACTGCTGGCAGATCGCCACAGCGTTACCCTTGATGCCGAGGAGACTGCCTTGCTTAGAAAGGAATTGGCCTGCGCGAAGAAACTGGTGTATATTACAGACAATGCGGGGGAGATCGTGCTGGATAAGGTCTTTATCCGCGTGATTGAGGAAATATTTCCGGAACTGGACATTACGGTGCTGGTACGCGGCGTACCGACCCTGAATGATGCGACGGTGGAGGATGCCGAATTTGCCGGGGTGGATCAGCTGGCCCGCATACTGCCAAATGGCACGGATATCCCGGGAACGCCTCTTGAGGAGATCAGCCAGGAGGCCTTAAAAGCAATCGATGAGGCAGATCTTTGCATTGCCAAAGGACAGGGGAATTTTGAAACTTTGCGGGGATGCGGCAGGAACATATATTATCTGTTCCTGTGCAAGTGCCAGCTTTTCGTGAAGAAGTTCCAGGTTGAGCGCTTCACCCCGGTACTTAGTAATGAAACAAGAATTGTGCAATATGCATAA